The region tttactaaTTTTTCTAATGTAGCTATATAGTTGTATATTGCACTCTTTcgaattgtatatattcatttatgtgtgcatttatatattcctataaatttttaacacATTCTTAAGCACATTTTATTAGAGAcatcatatattatgatataggacattttatataaataatatatttttattacggcaataaaatatttttaaataaatatggaaaaaatgaaaatataatttatgcttgttaaataataacaaataatGTAAACGTATATAAAAcgaaaacaaaacaaatttcAATACAACaataaattgtaaaatGTTACACACAAAataggaaaaatataaaagacaaaataatgacaaaaataaaagcacATTTTAAGAACAATAAGGGAtgaaaaaatcaaattttataaaatagccaaaataataataattagtTTTCATCATATGGGGAAAACAAATCTTCTGTTTTATCTTCAACACTTCTATTCATTCCATTATCAACATATTCTCTATTAATCTAATATATAAGGaaggaaatattttaaaaaaaaatgtgtgtaattatttatttttttagttaaaaaaaattggaaaaatTCATTCATTAAATAGATGATTATTTTGTGTATTTTACTTGATTAGCCTCTAAATTAAGATCGTCTGCTATTTGTTGATATTCTACATTAAAATTAagtgaataataaaaatagtgtaAGCATGTgtatttctatatatatagacatattgatatatattagacagggaataaataaacagttgtatattgttatatatgtagAGTAATAttctaatttatttttgttttagtcacttctttattttcatactTGTATTTAAGACTTTGTTGGTGTAGGTcggatattttttattttgaattgGGTGATaacttaaaatatttggaggataaaaaatacgaataaattcaaataattttgtaaaagcTAATTTATAATCATCTTGATTTAAAGGTGAAGTTATATTAGACTTagtacatttttttttacaaactAATTCATAACCTAGTATTGAttcattttgattttttggCTTAACTAAATTACAACAAATTTCACAATGTTCTTCTGAACAGTTTTTTGCTTCTTCTtgacttttttttaaatgatatgagcattttttttcaaattcatttatttttttaaaatcacATAAACATTCATTATAACCTTggctattattattcactAGACAAGCCACTGTATTATCCATTTCTATCACTTTTGATAcctcatttttataatttatttttgagtttatatatgataaaaacgAAGAAACAATGttcttattattatatgcacaAATAGCTTCTATAAGtgcaaaataaataattagcAAAACCCAtctattcatttttttaaaaaatatggcattataatatacatataaatgtatatatataatatagtaATTATACGatttatatacttttgtaataatagttttttttaacactATGTTATAAAGATTATTATTTAgaacaattttttcttaatatagaatatggtaaattatttgtttattataagtttatatgtttttaaatttgtataattatgTCTATATAgttgaaaatttaaaaagtgtTAGTACCTTATGTAcgtacaaaaaaaataatatacattcgtacatatttataaatcttctcatatttatcattaatgttttatatataaacattaaaggaacataaaaaaatataagttaataaattaataaatgataaaacaattcatcattatatatatatatacaaattattagcatatatatttatgcatcCATTGTATGAGTCAGTCGATCTAAATTTCTTAAAATATCTGCCCAACTTCAaacatacatattattgtctctctttatatttacagatatatatatctatacaCATTCTTATTCATCCATTACAATGTTatataaaaggaaaaatatacacaaaatatataaaattattatatatacccTTTAAAAAGGCATAagacataaaatatacgcTATATTATGGTCATTTATTAAGatctaaatttttaaatgctTTTTCAAATTCTTCATGTAGTtctataaacaaaaaatttaaactatatatataatacctTTTTaaggaatatatttttggaGGGCATATTAGCAAAAATCTATACacatttgaaaataaaaaaaaggttaaatttttctttttctttttcccttccactatatatatactgcTAATTTTATACCTTGACTAATTGGCTTGCCATCTTTGTATATTACTTCTCGTAAATGCATTTTACTTCTCTCCAGTGCTATATCAGAATATGGGTCTTTCAGACAccttaaaataaaaaaaaaatgaaataaatataaaaagtatcAAAATGTATaccattatttatattgtataGAGCaagataaataatatatcattattttttcatataattagatattatcatttcttttttttccatctatttctttattgCTTGTACTTTCTTAAAATATGTGCCATTTCCGAAGCATATCTTGTATATGAAACATTCGCCGCTTTccacatttaaaaattgtgtaattatatattttaataaataattatccaaatggtatataatatgttttatgtttatttcaatcttatataaaaactctttaaataaaatgatgtaaagatttatataatcatgTGTAACTATcacaatatttatatatattatttaaatacgtgtattcattaaaaatgtatggaattaaaatttttttttattttatgcccgttaaaataaaaggaataggaaacataaaataaaaaatttacttAACAAATATGTAATAGTAAAATTTAATAGTGTCACtactcaaaaaaaatgaaaattacacctatatatttattctataatatgtatatatgtacatatgcataacgttgtgttatttttaaatatttataagatCATATCACTGAGTAGGGATTAGTTTTTTTGGAAAATGTTTTACTAAAGAGACGATTAATAACTTTCTTAtataaggaaaaaaaatatgtacctgagttatgaattttttttttggatattatatttacatactatgaatagataaaaaaaacatagaaaaaaattatatcatattatttatttatttatttattttataatttataactattaaaatttatcttttatttgaagttttaataaatttatcgAATGATTGGATAATCTGATAGCTAGGCATATAGCCATCCACCTTATATATGTTCTTATATAGGcggtataatttttatttcactaTCTTTATTATGCTGAGATGACGTACATAATGACACTGTAGGCtaaaggaaaataatatttactttAAACGAcgataaatatgtattattttttgaaagaCTGCAACAATTTGGCAGCTAAGAGGGTTGCTAGCCACCTAACTAATGTCAATATAGAGGggataaaaatttatcgAAAAAATATCTTCATTTCAAACACTTTAGTTAGTGACAAAGTTAATCGAATTAAATCGGATCCAAATAGTGTAAGGACATATTGCACATTTTTAACTGGAAACAGAAATATTggttattcaaaaaatgacataaaaaaacaaaataaaaagaaaaaaacattttgtgaaataaataataaattatttttttctacaaataaaaaaataaatattattaatccAGAAAAAATACGTAACGTAGCTATAATTGCACATGTAGATCATGGAAAAACAACACTTGTTGATAAATTGTTAAGACAAGGAGGTGaagaaacaaataatgATCGAGTAATGGATCATAATGATTTAGAAAAGGAAAGAGGTATAACTATAATGTCAAAAGTTACAAGAATAAAACATgatgattatttttttaatattgttGATACACCTGGTCATTCGGATTTTGGAGGAGAAGTAGAAAGAGTTCTTAACCTAATTGATGGGGTTTGTTTAATTGTTGATGTAGTAGAAGGCCCAAAAAATCAAACAAAATttgttttgaaaaaatcCCTTTTAAATCcaaaatgtaaaattatagtaattatgaataaattTGACAAACCaagtaatattaaaaaaaaagaagaaattgaaaatgaaatatttgatttatttgcAGAATTAAATGCACCAGATGAATTAATGAATTATCCAATCCTTTATGCATCAGCTAAAAATGGATGGTGTACTGATAATTTCGAGGATgctaaacaaaataaatgtgaGCAAGATaatgttttaattatatttaaaaaaattatcgaATATTTTGATTCTCCAATTAGTTCGTCAAATAGTATgcttgaaaaatattattctaCAAACCCCGAGCTTGACCCCAAAAATTCCCTTACTACCCAAGAAACAAATTTAgctgataaaaaaaaagaattacaagcccaaataataaatgagcCATTCAGTATGCTAGTCAGTCTTATAGATAACCAAGAAGGTGTTGGGGTTATTATTActggaaaaatatatagtgggtgtataaaaaaaggtgATAGTATAATTGTTAAAAGTgaagataataaaacaaaaggTACAGctattgtaaaaaatatattttatatgaaaggaagaaaaatagaaaatgtaaattCAGCTAGTGTTGGTgatattgtaaatatatcaattgCTAAAGGTATTGTACCATCTGTTAATGATACTATATTATCTGAAGAAAAATTAGATAGTTTAAAAGCTAGACCTATAGACCCTCCAGTCCtttgtttaaaaatttcACAAAATACTAGTCCTTTAACTGGAAAAGATGGAAAACATATAACTTTATCATCAATTGGTAATCGACTTAAAAAAGAAGCAGCTATAAATGTTGCAATTGAAATTAGTGAGTcggaaaaaaaagatagtTATGAAGTAAAAGGCAGAGGAGAATTACAATTAGGTATACtaattgaaaaattaagaaGAGAAGGATATGAAATGACTATATCTTCACCAAAtgttatatacaaaaatgatgaaaatggaAATTTGTTAGAACCAATTGAAGAATTTCATATTACTATACCTTCATTAATTAGCTCAAATgttattgaaaaattaaatacaaGAAAAGCTGATATTattgatataataaatgataatgataatacatttataaaatgtatttgtccatctaaaaatttttttggtATGCGATCATATTTACGTGATATAAGTAAAGGTACATCTATAGTCAATTCAgaattaaaagaatataaaaaaaaacaaccCTCATATAAAAGTGATAGGAATGgtgttattatttcatcttCTAATGGAACAACAACTGCTTTCTCATTAGACCCTATCCAATTAAAAGGCAACCTATTTGTTAGTGAAAATTATCCAACCTATGAAGGTATGATTATAGGagaacattttttaagcaATGATATTGAAATGAATGCAGTTAAAGTAAAACCAGTACAACATTTAAGAAATAAAGGACATGAAGAAACTATCAGAATTAaccataaaaatatcacTATCGAATATGCTCTATCTTTTATTCAAGATGATGAAGAAATTGAAGTTACTCCTAAAAGAATAGTTAtgcgaaaaaaaatacttaaCACTGAATTAAGAAAGACTGCAAATAGAAAAGCAAAAAGCTGTTAATGTGCAGAAAAAGCCAATTTCAAACTGGTGTTACACCATTCCATTCTATCATTACACCTAATTAAAACTGTTTCTTCTTCTTACATAATTACatacaataatattatgacaaaaaatgaataattttttatttttagtaCACTTGCAATATTACTAAACCATTTACTACTTACTATATGGAAATATGTATTCCACTTGTTTCGATTTTTACtataatgtttttaatatatattcactttttatttttcttctcattttatttccatttttaatatgtttaacattttttgaatttgcaaaaattacataatctattttatttacctttttaaatatataacttaATTAAAATCCGCTTAATTAGCTTTTCCCATATTGTTCCcctgatttttttttttaatttccattttatgtataatacATAAGCCCATAATATGaccatatatttattaccatattattaaattaaccATTTGAATAAACTATTTAAGGCttaacatttaaaaaaataaaattttttaatgtgtgtatgaatttataaaaagcGTAGAAATATctttgtattttatttatagaaaaatcGAAGGTATAGTGTGGGAATAATTACTAGCAAGAATAGAATAAAGTTATTGCTATATAGTCcctttttattgtattaaaaattacttatcattttttataccaTATTTTATACCATATTTTGTACCATATTTTGTACCATATTTTGCGCACAGAGAttgtgaaaataatttgaaaaataataaaatgagtTGTGTTTTGCAAGCATAGGtataagaataaaatagCTTAACAGTATGAACGCcttcaaaaaaatcaaataatatttaaaaaaatgaaaatatgttatttttaatgtttaTTAGAGAGAAAAAACAGTCATATATATCCACATGTTTTCCTCATTCCATTTTCTCACAACAGTTTTTCCTTTATAAAACatgattataaaaatatgtacaatTTCAATTTAATAAGAAAATGCTATGCCCATAAATTTGCCTCACCAGATTGCCCAAacttaattaatataaaaaaagtggtATATGAAAAGTTAAAGCCAATATGTTTTCATATTAAACAAGATTATACAATGGGCCATCATGTTCATgatatgcatttttatgGAATATTATGTTCCCCTttgtttgaaaataaaagttatAAAGAAATGAATTCAATAGttgaaaaatttatgagcgaaataaatatgtctGGAAGAGTAAAATTACATTGTCAACCTCCATCCCGATTTAACAAACTCAAAAAGCATGTTCGTTGGAGATGGAACTTAGAAAAATAGTTTTACAAGAATAAGGccacataaaaaaattctgTTTTCAACTTAGTACATATCACCATTTCTGAtttatacttatataaaagttggtattataattttctattataaaatatgcttAATTTAATAGCTTAAAGAAATGGGCATGATGGAACCAAACAAAACCCGACATACACACACACAAGGATAATACCCAATCATTGCTAATATATCTTGGATTTgccaatatttttataatatctaTTTTAAATACGATTGTGAGGTAATGctattatgtaaaaattcgtatatttatatatttacgtAAAAAACAAGAGGAGTTTCGAAATGCACATTATATCATGAACATTATATCATGCACGTTTTTATAAGGGCATATCAAAGGAATAAAACACATTAAAAagtgtaataaaaattgtaaaaaaagtataataaaaattgtaaaaaaaggtataataaaaagtgtaaaaaaaggtataataaaaattgtaaaaaaatcataaataGAATAAACAGAATAAACagataaaacaaaaaaacaataacaATAGTATAACATAAAacatgataaaaaaaaaagttaattttttttgcatatgGCACCTTAAAAATGGCCAAACAACATAACATTAACATAGCGATTTTCAAGTGGATATGCAGAAAACTCTAGATATATTTCACACACAAATATGGATCCATATTGAAGCTGTTATCTATACATATGTAATATACACAGACTcacaatataaatataactatAGAGTGGCATAGCAAGTCTTCATGCTTTTTCATATGTTTTACAACTGCGCTGATAAAGTATCAAAGctataatgataaaaactGTTccaacatatttattataatttattgtttcattcaaaaatattcttGCTAAAACAAAAGTAAAAACTGGTTGAAATGATTGATATAACGAAACAGTTACTGGAGTTAAATGATTCAAGGctattatttgaattttccagctaatatatataatagccAAAGTTGAATATACAATACATATGAATTGATTTCTAGttatactatatatttcttttataacgttataattattattaacaaaCATTTCTCCTAATATACCATATGGTAAAGTAAGTGCTAATAATATAGCCATTTGACAAAACTGTATTATATCATTACTTACATATTTCGCAGcaacatttatatatattacttgTAAGCCTTTTGTAAATGGTACcgttaataataataaaaatccaAAATCAAACGACTTTAAATTCCAAATTTCAACTGTTATACCTAAACCAATAAacgataataatatagctAAAAATGACATGTAGTTAagtttttctatttttaaataataagacAATAAAGCTGTAAATATAGGTATAGTTGGTTGAATAATAGCAGCATTATGTGAATCAGTATATTGTAAAGcaaatataacaataatttGTCTTAAGGCACTTGTTactgataatataattaatggAATATAAGCTGATCTTGGTATTAGCTTTTCATCAGTATTTGTAATCTTACTAAAACAACATTGATCTGcattttctaaatttaaTACTACTTCa is a window of Plasmodium vinckei vinckei genome assembly, chromosome: PVVCY_14 DNA encoding:
- a CDS encoding GTP-binding translation elongation factor, putative, which codes for MYYFLKDCNNLAAKRVASHLTNVNIEGIKIYRKNIFISNTLVSDKVNRIKSDPNSVRTYCTFLTGNRNIGYSKNDIKKQNKKKKTFCEINNKLFFSTNKKINIINPEKIRNVAIIAHVDHGKTTLVDKLLRQGGEETNNDRVMDHNDLEKERGITIMSKVTRIKHDDYFFNIVDTPGHSDFGGEVERVLNLIDGVCLIVDVVEGPKNQTKFVLKKSLLNPKCKIIVIMNKFDKPSNIKKKEEIENEIFDLFAELNAPDELMNYPILYASAKNGWCTDNFEDAKQNKCEQDNVLIIFKKIIEYFDSPISSSNSMLEKYYSTNPELDPKNSLTTQETNLADKKKELQAQIINEPFSMLVSLIDNQEGVGVIITGKIYSGCIKKGDSIIVKSEDNKTKGTAIVKNIFYMKGRKIENVNSASVGDIVNISIAKGIVPSVNDTILSEEKLDSLKARPIDPPVLCLKISQNTSPLTGKDGKHITLSSIGNRLKKEAAINVAIEISESEKKDSYEVKGRGELQLGILIEKLRREGYEMTISSPNVIYKNDENGNLLEPIEEFHITIPSLISSNVIEKLNTRKADIIDIINDNDNTFIKCICPSKNFFGMRSYLRDISKGTSIVNSELKEYKKKQPSYKSDRNGVIISSSNGTTTAFSLDPIQLKGNLFVSENYPTYEGMIIGEHFLSNDIEMNAVKVKPVQHLRNKGHEETIRINHKNITIEYALSFIQDDEEIEVTPKRIVMRKKILNTELRKTANRKAKSC
- a CDS encoding drug/metabolite transporter, putative; its protein translation is MKYMNIDLFSKLHKNEEGPGAIFIVVNLMLLFSMFLYGINYIIMKYYIMINGSIYIFIILRTILTLPFLFYIYLSKKSEPKKKKLLHNVNEMYNEKVEENDNACINNSKKKSNNNTKVSDNKKEKTNKNSSNQKNEENGEVVLNLENADQCCFSKITNTDEKLIPRSAYIPLIILSVTSALRQIIVIFALQYTDSHNAAIIQPTIPIFTALLSYYLKIEKLNYMSFLAILLSFIGLGITVEIWNLKSFDFGFLLLLTVPFTKGLQVIYINVAAKYVSNDIIQFCQMAILLALTLPYGILGEMFVNNNYNVIKEIYSITRNQFICIVYSTLAIIYISWKIQIIALNHLTPVTVSLYQSFQPVFTFVLARIFLNETINYNKYVGTVFIIIALILYQRSCKTYEKA
- a CDS encoding mitochondrial ATP synthase F1, epsilon subunit, putative gives rise to the protein MWKAANVSYTRYASEMAHILRKCLKDPYSDIALERSKMHLREVIYKDGKPISQELHEEFEKAFKNLDLNK
- a CDS encoding secreted ookinete protein, putative, whose product is MNRWVLLIIYFALIEAICAYNNKNIVSSFLSYINSKINYKNEVSKVIEMDNTVACLVNNNSQGYNECLCDFKKINEFEKKCSYHLKKSQEEAKNCSEEHCEICCNLVKPKNQNESILGYELVCKKKCTKSNITSPLNQDDYKLAFTKLFEFIRIFYPPNILSYHPIQNKKYPTYTNKVLNTKYQQIADDLNLEANQINREYVDNGMNRSVEDKTEDLFSPYDEN